CTATCCATTATTATCCTTTAGGTATTGGTTAATTAAAAGGGTGATTCGACGATTGCTGATTCCTCGCGGGCAGGCCATTTCGCATTTGCCGCAAAGCATACACAGGGCAAGCTCTGGGGCCAGGTTGGCAATATCACCTCTGTCTATTTTTAGCTTGATGCTTCGGATGTTGAATGCCGTAAGCTGAGCTGCCGTGCATACGGCCGAGCATATGCCGCAGTTGATGCAGGTTTTGTAGGCAGGATACTGCTCTTTTAGAAAGGTACTCAGCGAAAGGTTCGCCTTGTCCAGCTCTAAGATGCTATCCTTTTTTATTGCAAAGCCAAACTTACTCATTACTACTGAAGCATATGTTTTATGTAAAAATGTACGTTGATGGCTACCGATTTGGCGTCGGCAATGGTTTCCTTAACGGTAGAAGGGCCTTTGGCCGTACCTGCAACAAAAATACCCTTGCGTACATCCATGTTTTGGGCGGTAAGCACGTGCCCATCCTCCTGTATAAACTTATCGTCGAATGATTTCAGGTTTAGCGTTTCGGCAAAATGCTCGGTTCCTACCGATGGCACCATGCCAACCATAAGCACCAGCAGGTCTAGCGAGAGCTTCATGGGGCGGCGCGATAGGGTATCCTCTACGCGAACAACGAGCTTGCTGTGCCTATCTTCGTTAACCTCCGAAAGGCGACCCCTGATAAACTGTATGCCCCACTTTTCTTGAGCTTCCTTGTACATGGCCTCGAAGTGTCGGTCAAATAGACGAAGATCCATGTAGAAGCAGTAAACCTCGGCTTCTGGGTTCATCTTCTTCACCTCTATGGCCTGCTTAACGGCGGTGATGCAGCATGCCTTAGAGCAGTACTCGTTGCATACCTTCTCGTCGCGCGACCCTACGCAATGTACAAACCCTATTTTGGACTTCTTGGTAGGGACTAGCTTGTCTATGGTGCCATTTTTTTCAGCAAACTCAAAGTCTACCGAAGTAACTACGTGGTCGAATACCCCGTAGCCATACTCCTCCTTTTTGGTGGCATCGAAAGGTTCGAAGCCAGATGCGAGGATGGCGGCATCAAAATCCTCCTGCCTGTCGGGGAGCGTTAGCACCACCTTGTGGCCATCCACATCGACGTTATCGATGGGCGTGGAGGTTAGAACCTTGATGTTGGCGTGGGTTATAAGCATAGCTTGCAGCCTCGATACAACATCGTTGGCACTTTCGTGGTGGGGAAAGAGGTTACTCCAGTTGCGAACGTTTCCGCCTAGCTGCTCTGCTTTTTCAAACAGGGTAACCTGGTACCCCAGTCGTCCAAGCACGTTAGCTGCTTGCATTCCTGCAACACCTCCACCTACAATTGCTATTTTCTTTTCTTGCTCGTAAATCATATATTGTACAAATACAGGTTCTTACTTAAAAAATTAGGACTTCAGGTTTCTCGGGCTTACCTAAGTCTCGGCCATCTTTACTAAAGAACTTTTTGTTGGGATCGTACTCCACCCCAATCTTTTGAAGTAGCGGCTCTACGTTAACCTGGTGTAGCTGCAGCCCTAAATCCCACGGATCGTAGCCCATAACCAGCCCCGCTAGCTCCTCGTAGGTGAGCGATGGGATGCCCTGTCCCTTATCGTCGTAGGTTTTACCCTCCATTTCGGCAATTACGTACTGCCATCTATCCATAAAGTAGGCGCATCCGGGGCAGTTGCTAAGAATGAAATCGGGCTTGTAAGGCTCCATCGATTCGAACTTGGTTTTTGACGCTGTAACGGAGTAGCCCCTGTTTGCCTTTACCAGGTACTGCCTAAATCCGAATCCGCAGCAATGCCTGCGTTCGGGATAGTCTATTACATCGCCACCCCACGATTCGATCATGCCCGATAGCACGTGCGGATATTCGGCACCGCCAACGCCCTTGTGGGGGAACATCTTGGCGTAGTGGCATCCTATATGCTCTACGGCCTTCAAGGGTTCTCCCGTTTCCTTGTTGATAAGTCGGTAAGCCGCCTTTTGGGCAATATCATCCCTGTACTTGTAGATGATATCGCTGGTATGTACCAGATTTTTGGGCTTAACAAACTCGCGTTTGGTGGCCTTATAGAGCAGCTCGTGGGCCTTGGCTTCGAGCTCAGGCTGGT
This Alistipes sp. ZOR0009 DNA region includes the following protein-coding sequences:
- a CDS encoding heterodisulfide reductase-related iron-sulfur binding cluster codes for the protein MKIEGKKKLWAKYQKEIADNDYYYARSCIRQNFFPGSESTFLRILRDELNKNILDDPRHTTCTGIAYHTDLVPLETTMTVVARQFALMHEAGLENYVASCVTSFGIYTEILDMWEHQPELEAKAHELLYKATKREFVKPKNLVHTSDIIYKYRDDIAQKAAYRLINKETGEPLKAVEHIGCHYAKMFPHKGVGGAEYPHVLSGMIESWGGDVIDYPERRHCCGFGFRQYLVKANRGYSVTASKTKFESMEPYKPDFILSNCPGCAYFMDRWQYVIAEMEGKTYDDKGQGIPSLTYEELAGLVMGYDPWDLGLQLHQVNVEPLLQKIGVEYDPNKKFFSKDGRDLGKPEKPEVLIF
- a CDS encoding 4Fe-4S dicluster domain-containing protein, coding for MSKFGFAIKKDSILELDKANLSLSTFLKEQYPAYKTCINCGICSAVCTAAQLTAFNIRSIKLKIDRGDIANLAPELALCMLCGKCEMACPRGISNRRITLLINQYLKDNNG
- a CDS encoding FAD-dependent oxidoreductase, with product MIYEQEKKIAIVGGGVAGMQAANVLGRLGYQVTLFEKAEQLGGNVRNWSNLFPHHESANDVVSRLQAMLITHANIKVLTSTPIDNVDVDGHKVVLTLPDRQEDFDAAILASGFEPFDATKKEEYGYGVFDHVVTSVDFEFAEKNGTIDKLVPTKKSKIGFVHCVGSRDEKVCNEYCSKACCITAVKQAIEVKKMNPEAEVYCFYMDLRLFDRHFEAMYKEAQEKWGIQFIRGRLSEVNEDRHSKLVVRVEDTLSRRPMKLSLDLLVLMVGMVPSVGTEHFAETLNLKSFDDKFIQEDGHVLTAQNMDVRKGIFVAGTAKGPSTVKETIADAKSVAINVHFYIKHMLQ